The following are from one region of the Ignavibacteriales bacterium genome:
- a CDS encoding Txe/YoeB family addiction module toxin, which produces MKNKTPKERLSIFHTEFREDLAYWIKVDRKVALRILTMVEAILRNPFEGIGKPESLRYLSSGVWSRRITQEHRIVYVVSDEKINFIQCKYHY; this is translated from the coding sequence TTGAAAAATAAAACCCCGAAAGAACGCCTAAGTATATTTCACACCGAATTCAGAGAAGACCTGGCATATTGGATAAAAGTTGATCGTAAAGTTGCATTGAGAATATTAACGATGGTAGAAGCAATATTACGAAATCCTTTTGAAGGAATTGGCAAGCCAGAGTCTCTTCGCTATTTGAGTAGTGGTGTATGGTCTCGAAGAATTACGCAAGAACATCGCATTGTTTATGTTGTAAGCGATGAAAAAATTAACTTTATCCAATGCAAATATCATTATTAA
- a CDS encoding glycosyltransferase: MDDIVLISYFISLSILLVFGSHGFIMIYYHNKYKKNNPIANKDFLPDKKVTIQLPLYNELFVVDRLIASVCEMEYPKELLEIQVLDDSTDETTELVAKLVKAKQDEGFDIQHIRRGSREGFKAGALKEGLKIAKGDFVAIFDADFVPKKDFLPRTLKYFNKPNVGMVQSRWEHMNGDYSILTKVQALALDGHFVIEQSVRNKAGFFINFNGTGGIWKKECIMDAGNWQADTLTEDLDLSYRAQLRGWKFVFLKDFTTPAELPFEINALKAQQFRWTKGAIETAKKILPLVWKSDIPLRVKLQSTFHLTNNFVFPFILLAGILNVPLIFIKNSGPHDTFFNFMAIFVLAFFSSFLFYLYSQKDIHADWRKKIALFPLFMAGSMGFALNNSRAVMEGLMNRKSEFVRTPKYKAGSKTDVLNSLKYVNKKIQLSVYVELILAVYCFIGVAASIYFMELASLPFQLMFFIGFAFVSYTSLKSAHAKR, from the coding sequence ATGGATGACATAGTACTGATATCATACTTCATTTCACTTTCTATACTTCTTGTTTTTGGCAGCCACGGATTTATTATGATCTACTATCATAACAAATACAAAAAAAATAATCCCATTGCAAATAAAGATTTTCTGCCTGATAAAAAAGTTACTATTCAGCTTCCACTTTATAATGAATTGTTTGTTGTAGATCGACTCATTGCTTCAGTTTGTGAGATGGAATATCCAAAAGAATTGTTGGAAATACAGGTGCTTGATGATTCTACTGACGAAACGACTGAATTAGTAGCCAAACTTGTTAAAGCAAAACAGGATGAAGGATTCGATATTCAGCATATTAGAAGAGGATCGCGGGAAGGATTTAAAGCAGGTGCCTTAAAAGAAGGGTTGAAAATTGCTAAGGGAGATTTTGTTGCAATTTTTGATGCTGACTTTGTTCCTAAAAAAGATTTTCTTCCAAGAACCCTAAAATATTTTAATAAGCCAAATGTTGGAATGGTTCAATCCCGCTGGGAACATATGAATGGTGATTATTCCATTCTTACAAAAGTTCAAGCATTGGCTCTCGATGGTCATTTTGTAATTGAACAATCTGTTCGTAACAAAGCCGGTTTCTTTATTAACTTTAACGGCACTGGTGGTATCTGGAAAAAAGAATGTATTATGGATGCAGGCAATTGGCAAGCTGATACTCTTACTGAAGATTTAGACTTAAGCTACCGTGCTCAATTAAGAGGATGGAAATTTGTTTTTCTTAAGGACTTTACAACGCCGGCAGAATTACCATTTGAAATTAATGCTCTTAAAGCACAACAATTCAGATGGACAAAAGGTGCAATAGAAACAGCTAAGAAAATTCTTCCTTTAGTCTGGAAATCTGATATCCCATTGCGGGTTAAATTACAATCAACTTTCCATCTTACAAATAATTTTGTCTTTCCATTCATTCTGCTTGCAGGAATTTTGAATGTACCACTAATTTTTATTAAGAATAGCGGACCGCACGATACATTCTTTAATTTTATGGCAATATTTGTTTTAGCTTTCTTCAGTTCATTTCTATTTTATCTTTATTCACAAAAAGATATTCACGCTGATTGGAGAAAGAAGATAGCATTGTTCCCATTGTTTATGGCTGGAAGTATGGGTTTTGCATTAAACAACTCCCGCGCTGTAATGGAAGGACTTATGAATCGTAAAAGTGAATTTGTTAGAACGCCAAAGTATAAAGCCGGAAGTAAAACTGATGTTTTAAATTCCTTAAAATATGTTAATAAAAAAATACAGCTTTCTGTTTACGTGGAATTAATTTTAGCAGTTTACTGCTTTATTGGTGTGGCAGCTTCCATTTATTTTATGGAACTCGCTTCACTTCCGTTTCAATTAATGTTTTTTATTGGATTTGCATTTGTTTCATATACATCATTAAAAAGTGCTCATGCAAAAAGATAA
- the lptE gene encoding LPS assembly lipoprotein LptE yields the protein MIYKLKNLTYSLFVILLVVNFTGCFYSFTGASVAPHLKSVAIPVFEDKSGSGEPNLRETFTQKQIQKFIDDNTLQVAEKVNADAVLECAIISMNDAPNVVTSVERNETVSSRRINITVKVVFKDLVQKKIISDKKYTNYGDYDTKDNVVEARRQAIESAINKLTDDILLGTVSNW from the coding sequence ATGATTTATAAACTTAAGAACCTAACATATAGCTTGTTTGTTATACTGCTGGTAGTTAATTTTACCGGGTGCTTTTATTCCTTTACCGGAGCTTCAGTTGCACCGCATTTAAAATCTGTTGCTATTCCGGTATTTGAAGATAAGAGTGGCTCAGGTGAACCGAATTTAAGAGAAACTTTTACTCAGAAACAGATTCAAAAGTTTATTGATGATAATACTCTTCAAGTAGCAGAAAAAGTTAATGCCGATGCAGTACTTGAATGCGCAATAATTTCAATGAATGATGCTCCAAACGTTGTAACTTCGGTAGAAAGAAATGAAACTGTATCTTCGCGAAGGATAAATATTACGGTTAAGGTTGTGTTTAAAGATTTAGTTCAGAAGAAAATTATTTCCGATAAAAAATATACTAACTATGGCGATTACGATACTAAAGATAATGTGGTTGAAGCAAGGCGGCAGGCAATAGAATCTGCTATTAATAAATTAACCGACGATATTTTGTTGGGGACTGTTTCTAATTGGTAA
- a CDS encoding type II toxin-antitoxin system prevent-host-death family antitoxin produces MSISLTYTQARANLAKLLDEVSLNKEVVIINRKNAENVALVSESELSGILETAHLLRSPKNARRLLNALLKVQEDSETPQSLEELKQEFGLEK; encoded by the coding sequence ATGTCAATTAGTTTAACATATACACAAGCACGCGCTAATCTTGCAAAATTATTAGATGAGGTTTCACTTAATAAAGAAGTTGTAATTATTAATCGGAAAAATGCTGAGAATGTAGCATTGGTTTCGGAAAGTGAATTATCTGGTATTTTAGAAACAGCGCATCTGCTTCGTTCACCAAAAAATGCCCGCAGATTATTAAATGCATTATTGAAAGTTCAAGAGGATAGCGAAACTCCGCAGTCACTTGAAGAACTTAAACAGGAATTTGGTCTTGAAAAATAA
- a CDS encoding type II toxin-antitoxin system RelE/ParE family toxin, translated as MKIIYKKRALKELAIIPSELRIPIEEFIFDVLPGLNNIYKSKKIEQLKGYHNFFKVLIGNYRIGLRKEGENIILERILHRKEIYKYFP; from the coding sequence GTGAAAATTATTTACAAAAAGAGGGCACTAAAGGAACTTGCGATTATCCCTTCCGAATTAAGAATTCCAATTGAGGAATTTATCTTTGATGTGCTTCCTGGATTAAATAATATTTATAAAAGTAAAAAGATAGAACAGTTGAAAGGTTACCATAATTTCTTCAAAGTACTGATTGGTAATTATAGGATCGGTCTAAGAAAGGAAGGGGAAAATATTATTCTTGAGAGAATATTACATCGCAAGGAGATTTATAAATATTTTCCTTGA
- a CDS encoding sigma-54 dependent transcriptional regulator: MTRKEFQKEFGLIGKSKEIQDLVDILMQVAPSEISILLYGESGVGKEVFARAIHNFSNRKDKQLVSVNCGAIPEGILESELFGHKKGSFTGAIEGRKGYFEIADDGTLFLDEIAEMPLTTQVKLLRAIENKEFMRLGSETVTKVDVRIIAATNKDLQKEVDSRRFREDLYFRLKAVTLNIPPLRKRKEDIPELVFNFIESYSKNNNIPLPTITNEALDFLTSYNWPGNIRELKNSVETAIALNRTSTLDVDSFLHIKQDIADQQVRNLPIPLNKSSEDLDREMIYRALFEIKKDLVELKQILHHNKEIYQDSNSVRIDEVVSLDVLQKEAIKNTLLYTKGNKRKAANLLKISERTLYRKIQEYDL; this comes from the coding sequence ATGACCCGCAAAGAGTTTCAAAAAGAATTCGGTTTAATCGGCAAGTCTAAAGAAATCCAGGACCTCGTTGATATTTTAATGCAGGTTGCTCCTTCAGAAATTTCAATATTACTTTATGGCGAGAGCGGAGTTGGCAAAGAGGTTTTTGCACGGGCTATTCATAACTTCAGCAATCGGAAAGATAAACAATTGGTTAGCGTAAATTGTGGTGCAATACCGGAAGGTATTCTGGAAAGTGAACTTTTTGGACATAAAAAAGGATCTTTTACAGGCGCCATTGAAGGAAGAAAAGGATACTTTGAAATTGCTGATGACGGAACATTATTTCTTGACGAAATTGCAGAGATGCCGCTGACAACTCAAGTTAAACTTCTTCGGGCAATTGAGAATAAGGAATTTATGCGGCTTGGTAGTGAGACCGTTACAAAAGTTGATGTTAGAATTATTGCTGCTACCAATAAAGACCTTCAGAAGGAAGTTGACAGCAGGAGGTTTAGAGAAGACCTTTACTTTAGGCTAAAAGCAGTTACACTCAATATTCCGCCATTAAGAAAAAGGAAGGAAGACATTCCCGAATTAGTTTTTAATTTTATTGAGAGTTATTCTAAAAATAATAATATTCCTCTTCCAACTATTACAAATGAAGCTCTTGATTTCTTAACCAGCTATAACTGGCCTGGAAATATTAGGGAATTAAAAAATTCTGTTGAAACTGCAATTGCGTTGAACCGAACAAGTACATTAGATGTCGATTCATTTCTACATATCAAGCAGGATATTGCGGATCAGCAAGTGCGGAATTTGCCAATCCCGCTTAACAAATCATCTGAAGATTTAGATCGAGAGATGATTTACCGTGCATTGTTCGAAATTAAAAAAGATCTGGTTGAATTAAAACAAATATTACATCATAACAAGGAAATCTATCAGGATTCAAATTCGGTTAGAATTGATGAAGTTGTTTCTTTGGATGTTTTACAGAAGGAAGCAATCAAAAATACTCTGCTATATACAAAGGGCAATAAAAGAAAAGCAGCTAATTTGTTAAAAATAAGTGAAAGAACATTATACAGGAAGATCCAGGAGTATGATTTATAA
- a CDS encoding SPOR domain-containing protein yields the protein MNAVKTDLFLLFFFLIAVSSFAQEINIEKQLKEVESGDFNTAAADLETLKQQYPDNPSVMYLDALLTKDGKTATEKYKSIWGKYPTSKYADAVLFQIYSYYFAFGNYTTANNYLEKLQTNFPSSSYLKAIDNRNVDEKLTISNKNEKDENTNTPKLLITKKEVYKFTVQAGAFLVQDNAEKLKKTFLDNGFTSEVKEKKIGGSNFFIVNVGKFTTNEEAKTFLLDLRKNAKIDGRIVSLE from the coding sequence ATGAATGCAGTAAAAACAGATTTATTCTTATTGTTTTTTTTCCTCATTGCTGTTTCATCTTTTGCGCAGGAAATAAATATTGAAAAACAACTGAAAGAAGTTGAATCCGGTGATTTCAATACCGCTGCCGCTGATTTAGAAACTCTTAAGCAACAATATCCAGACAATCCCTCTGTAATGTATCTGGATGCTTTGTTAACAAAGGATGGAAAGACAGCCACAGAAAAGTACAAATCTATTTGGGGAAAATATCCTACGAGCAAATATGCCGATGCAGTCCTTTTCCAGATTTATTCCTATTATTTTGCTTTTGGAAATTATACAACTGCAAATAATTATTTAGAAAAATTACAAACAAATTTTCCTTCTTCTTCCTATCTGAAAGCAATCGATAATAGAAATGTTGATGAAAAATTAACCATCAGTAATAAAAATGAAAAAGATGAAAATACTAACACGCCTAAATTATTAATAACCAAAAAGGAAGTTTATAAATTCACAGTACAGGCAGGAGCATTTTTAGTACAGGATAATGCTGAAAAACTGAAGAAGACATTTTTGGATAATGGATTTACTTCGGAAGTAAAAGAAAAAAAAATTGGTGGAAGCAACTTCTTTATTGTTAATGTTGGAAAATTTACAACCAACGAGGAAGCAAAAACTTTTCTTTTAGATTTAAGAAAGAATGCTAAAATTGATGGCAGAATTGTTAGCTTAGAATAA
- the miaB gene encoding tRNA (N6-isopentenyl adenosine(37)-C2)-methylthiotransferase MiaB, producing the protein MDKNNVYIETYGCQMNVADTEIVMGILKNFGYQITKDANEANVVLLNTCSVRDNAEQRIYGRLGSFKQLKDSKPGLVVGILGCMAERLRKDLIEDKKIVDLVVGPDEYRRLPEYIDVAFNGEKGIGVRLSRTETYDDIIPYREDGLQAWISVMRGCDKFCSFCVVPFTRGRERSRSMHSIIEEIKELSTRRFREVTLLGQNVNSYLDNENDFADLLSACSLVDPSLRIRFTTSHPQDLSDKLLHSIAVNKNICNYIHLPVQSGSNRILDLMNRTYTIEHYLNLIEKAKQIIPGVSFSTDIISGFPTETEEDHQMTLEVIQQVRYDGAYMFKYSPREGTKAFKLEDDVPEEIKGRRLSEIIDLQQKISFEINQSLIGKEELILVEGFSKKSDLFLAGRTDSNKVVIFPYDDKIKEGDYVQVKINRATSGTLFGNLIDIVLAREEIIPITA; encoded by the coding sequence TTGGATAAGAATAATGTTTATATAGAAACCTACGGCTGCCAGATGAATGTTGCTGACACGGAAATTGTAATGGGCATCCTTAAAAATTTCGGCTATCAAATTACAAAAGATGCAAATGAAGCAAATGTTGTTTTATTAAATACTTGCAGTGTACGCGATAATGCTGAACAAAGAATTTATGGCAGATTGGGAAGTTTTAAACAACTTAAAGATAGTAAACCAGGATTAGTGGTTGGAATATTAGGTTGTATGGCAGAACGTCTTCGTAAAGATTTGATTGAAGATAAAAAAATAGTTGATTTGGTAGTCGGTCCCGATGAATATCGTCGTCTGCCGGAATATATTGACGTTGCTTTTAATGGAGAAAAAGGAATTGGCGTTCGTCTTTCCAGAACGGAAACTTATGATGATATTATTCCGTACAGAGAAGATGGATTGCAAGCATGGATTTCTGTTATGCGTGGCTGCGACAAGTTTTGTTCATTTTGTGTAGTACCATTTACTCGCGGTCGGGAAAGAAGCCGTTCAATGCATTCAATTATTGAAGAGATAAAAGAGCTTTCAACCCGCCGGTTTAGAGAAGTTACGCTTCTTGGTCAGAATGTAAATTCATACCTGGATAATGAAAATGATTTTGCTGATCTGCTTTCCGCTTGCTCTTTAGTTGATCCATCGTTAAGAATCCGGTTTACTACTTCACATCCACAGGATCTTTCTGATAAATTACTTCACTCAATTGCTGTGAATAAAAATATTTGCAATTACATCCATCTACCGGTTCAATCTGGATCAAACAGAATTCTTGATTTGATGAATAGAACTTACACGATTGAGCATTATCTTAATCTAATTGAAAAGGCAAAGCAGATTATTCCGGGTGTAAGCTTTTCTACAGATATTATTTCCGGCTTTCCTACTGAAACAGAGGAAGATCATCAGATGACTTTGGAAGTTATTCAACAGGTCCGCTATGATGGAGCTTATATGTTCAAATATTCTCCCCGCGAAGGAACTAAAGCATTCAAACTTGAAGATGATGTTCCCGAAGAAATAAAAGGAAGACGTTTGAGTGAGATTATCGATCTGCAGCAAAAAATTTCTTTCGAGATTAATCAATCGTTAATTGGAAAAGAAGAATTGATATTGGTTGAAGGATTTAGTAAGAAATCCGATTTATTCTTAGCGGGCAGAACTGATTCCAACAAGGTTGTTATTTTTCCGTATGACGATAAAATTAAAGAAGGTGATTACGTTCAGGTGAAAATAAATCGAGCAACTTCCGGAACTCTTTTTGGAAATTTGATTGATATAGTTCTTGCCAGGGAAGAAATAATTCCAATAACTGCTTAG
- a CDS encoding tetratricopeptide repeat protein — protein sequence MLDEKVALIYEYNKNSALFTRAADLEIKKNNLETALEILIDGIKKFPAYPTAYLLLGKVLELQGEYEQAEKAFVKGADLLKCKSTLNFYINEMENQRSVDSHFSVSRRVSFLNDDIKNLFTEKEIASSVITPVNKSLNDFEELEKDIENIRLDDRLDDLARKINSAKIIIDDKHPFPERNDEKKSGGQEIISETIAKIYSSQGKFKEAINVFEKLKLKFPYRKQEFQIQIDEIKNQVPDIN from the coding sequence GTGTTGGACGAAAAAGTTGCATTGATTTACGAATACAATAAAAACTCAGCACTATTTACAAGAGCGGCAGATTTAGAAATTAAAAAAAATAATTTGGAAACCGCTTTGGAAATTCTGATTGATGGAATTAAAAAATTTCCTGCTTATCCAACTGCATACTTGCTCCTTGGTAAAGTGTTAGAGTTGCAAGGTGAATATGAACAGGCTGAAAAAGCTTTTGTAAAAGGTGCCGATTTATTAAAATGCAAATCCACATTAAACTTTTATATAAATGAAATGGAAAACCAGCGTTCTGTAGATTCCCACTTTTCGGTTAGCAGGCGAGTTTCATTTTTAAATGATGATATAAAAAATTTGTTTACCGAAAAAGAAATTGCATCTTCTGTAATCACCCCGGTAAACAAATCCCTGAATGATTTTGAGGAATTGGAAAAGGATATTGAAAACATAAGGTTAGACGACAGGCTTGATGACCTTGCCAGGAAAATCAATTCGGCTAAGATAATTATTGATGATAAGCATCCGTTCCCAGAGCGAAATGATGAAAAAAAATCTGGTGGACAGGAAATTATATCAGAAACAATTGCTAAAATTTATTCTTCTCAGGGAAAATTTAAAGAAGCAATAAACGTCTTTGAAAAGTTAAAACTAAAATTCCCTTATCGTAAACAAGAGTTTCAAATACAAATAGATGAAATAAAAAATCAAGTTCCCGATATCAATTGA
- a CDS encoding endonuclease, which translates to MKKILSVQTFFVLLLVNIFVIAQSSYYNSINTSDPAFISQLHNLINPHTVISYDQFDETNIANFASRDTTGGKKVVTCVYSGENYVYTPPFTWSTYSREHTWCQSWMPTGGAGTPQYSDQHHLFPTNQNKANGVRNNYPLGIVVTVTSFYLEAKFGKDALGNTVYEPRNSHKGDAARALMYMAVCYNWQLPSFQDQTVLKQWNQQDPPDAWELARNNYVYSIQNNRNPFVDHPEYAAYINFSNLTYISGGQTLAIEPTNYITNFSTGSITDNSISLSWTDALTGDQVPSGYLIFASNTNTFTSPVDGFPYSDDTNLSDGSATINVSYSGADNYTFSLLTPGVPYYFRIYSYNGTGSQINYKTDVPIPSATATTTGGIILAAEPSNYATGFSTNAVTTNSISVSWSDALAGGQVPSGYLLIGKCQSSFSAPVDGTTYSDDVNLADGNAIINISYAAADNYTFLNLPQNTPYYFRLYSYNGSGTQINYKSDGTTPSTNGLTSGGGGAITVLLSQDWTNTGMISTNNDWSGVSGIVGYKGNGLTATTGVDPQTILVDGTTTDINLWANQTNPNTYTSGGIAEFENSNPTIALNGSGSANAPFLLLNVTTTGYSGITITYNARDLDGSADNAIQQVALHYRIGNTGNFINLPAGYIPDASTGPSLATLVTPINVTLPADAENKSLVQFRIITTNAAGSDEWIGIDDIVVTGIFQQAIATEPTNYVTAFSALSFTDHAINLGWTDAAFGSQVPSGYMIVANITNVFSDPVDGTLYTNDLNLSDGSAIVNINYNDPDTYSFSGLSITTDYYFKIFSYNDVGGTINYKIDGTVPQVTVKTTVPVELASFKANFTDNKVALNWITTTETNNLGFDIERSTTIDQQTTSTNSNWQKIGFVNGKGSSTNISHYQFLDKNLSDGKYSYRLKQIDFNGSYNYSSYVEVEVKTEMQYSLQQNFPNPFNPTTAIAYTIPQQTYVKLSIVNTLGETVKSIVNEIQEAGKHHISVDGSDLSSGVYFYKLEAGNYLSIKKMVLLR; encoded by the coding sequence ATGAAAAAAATCTTATCAGTTCAAACATTCTTTGTCCTTTTACTTGTAAATATATTTGTAATAGCACAAAGCAGTTATTATAATAGCATCAACACCTCCGATCCTGCTTTTATTTCGCAATTACATAATTTAATAAATCCTCACACCGTTATATCATATGACCAATTTGATGAAACCAACATCGCGAATTTTGCTTCGAGAGATACAACTGGTGGAAAGAAAGTTGTAACCTGTGTTTACAGTGGTGAAAACTATGTTTATACTCCACCATTTACGTGGTCTACTTATAGTCGAGAACATACCTGGTGCCAGAGCTGGATGCCAACTGGAGGGGCTGGTACACCACAATATTCTGATCAGCATCATCTGTTCCCAACAAATCAGAATAAAGCGAATGGCGTTAGAAATAACTATCCATTGGGAATTGTAGTGACAGTAACATCCTTTTATTTGGAAGCTAAATTTGGCAAAGATGCATTGGGAAACACTGTTTATGAACCAAGAAATTCGCATAAGGGAGATGCTGCACGTGCATTAATGTATATGGCAGTTTGTTATAACTGGCAATTACCTTCTTTTCAGGATCAAACAGTTTTGAAACAATGGAATCAACAGGATCCTCCGGATGCCTGGGAACTTGCAAGAAACAATTATGTTTATTCAATTCAAAATAATCGTAATCCTTTTGTAGATCATCCCGAATATGCAGCTTATATAAACTTTAGTAATCTTACTTATATAAGTGGTGGGCAAACTCTTGCTATAGAACCGACTAATTATATAACAAATTTTTCTACAGGATCAATAACTGATAATTCAATTTCTTTATCCTGGACGGATGCTCTAACCGGAGATCAAGTTCCTTCAGGTTATCTTATTTTTGCAAGTAACACTAATACTTTTACTTCTCCAGTTGATGGTTTTCCTTATTCAGATGACACAAATTTATCTGATGGATCTGCAACAATAAATGTTTCTTATTCTGGTGCGGATAATTATACTTTTAGTTTACTTACTCCCGGAGTTCCATATTATTTTAGGATATATTCTTATAATGGAACTGGTTCACAAATCAATTATAAAACTGATGTTCCAATTCCATCTGCAACCGCAACAACAACCGGTGGAATTATCTTAGCTGCCGAACCATCCAATTATGCAACTGGTTTTTCAACTAATGCTGTTACAACTAATTCCATTTCAGTTTCTTGGAGTGATGCTTTAGCAGGCGGACAAGTTCCTTCCGGATATCTTTTAATAGGTAAATGTCAAAGTTCATTTAGTGCGCCAGTTGATGGTACAACTTATTCTGACGATGTAAATCTTGCGGATGGTAATGCCATAATAAATATTAGCTATGCAGCAGCGGACAATTATACTTTTCTAAATCTTCCACAAAATACACCATATTATTTCCGACTATATTCTTATAATGGATCAGGTACTCAAATCAATTATAAGTCTGATGGAACAACTCCTTCAACAAACGGATTAACTTCTGGTGGTGGTGGTGCAATTACTGTTCTACTTAGCCAAGACTGGACAAATACAGGAATGATATCTACCAATAATGATTGGTCAGGTGTTTCTGGAATAGTTGGTTATAAAGGGAATGGTTTAACAGCAACTACTGGAGTTGATCCACAGACTATCCTGGTTGATGGTACCACAACTGATATAAATCTTTGGGCAAATCAAACCAATCCAAATACTTATACTTCTGGTGGTATTGCAGAATTTGAAAATTCAAATCCTACAATAGCTTTAAATGGTTCTGGAAGTGCTAATGCCCCGTTCCTTCTATTAAATGTAACGACAACTGGTTATTCAGGAATTACTATTACATATAATGCAAGAGATTTAGATGGTTCTGCTGATAATGCGATTCAACAGGTTGCATTACATTATAGGATTGGAAATACAGGTAATTTCATAAATTTACCGGCTGGTTACATTCCTGATGCTTCCACAGGACCGAGTCTGGCAACCTTAGTAACGCCAATAAATGTTACCTTACCCGCAGATGCTGAGAATAAGTCTTTAGTTCAATTTAGAATTATAACAACAAATGCTGCCGGTAGCGATGAATGGATTGGTATAGATGACATTGTTGTAACTGGAATATTTCAACAGGCAATTGCTACCGAACCAACAAATTATGTTACAGCATTTAGTGCATTATCATTTACAGATCATGCGATTAATCTTGGTTGGACTGATGCGGCATTTGGCAGCCAGGTACCTTCCGGCTACATGATTGTTGCAAATATTACAAATGTATTTTCAGATCCGGTAGATGGAACATTATATACAAATGACCTTAATCTTTCTGATGGATCTGCCATTGTTAATATAAATTATAATGATCCGGATACTTATTCTTTTTCCGGACTTTCTATAACAACAGACTATTATTTCAAAATATTTTCTTATAACGATGTTGGTGGAACCATCAATTATAAAATCGATGGAACCGTACCCCAAGTTACAGTAAAAACAACTGTACCTGTTGAGCTGGCATCTTTCAAAGCTAATTTTACAGACAACAAGGTTGCGCTAAACTGGATTACAACAACTGAAACAAATAATCTTGGATTTGATATTGAACGATCAACTACAATTGATCAACAAACTACTTCCACAAATAGCAATTGGCAGAAAATTGGTTTTGTAAATGGGAAAGGAAGTTCAACTAATATTTCGCATTATCAATTTTTAGATAAAAATTTAAGTGATGGAAAGTATTCTTACCGACTTAAACAAATCGATTTTAATGGATCATATAATTATTCATCGTATGTAGAGGTTGAAGTAAAAACAGAAATGCAATATTCGTTGCAGCAGAATTTCCCTAATCCATTTAATCCAACAACAGCAATTGCTTATACAATTCCCCAGCAAACTTATGTTAAACTATCTATTGTTAATACGCTTGGGGAAACTGTTAAATCAATTGTAAATGAGATTCAGGAAGCTGGGAAACATCATATTTCAGTTGATGGGAGCGATTTAAGCAGCGGAGTTTATTTTTATAAGTTGGAAGCGGGTAATTATTTGAGTATTAAAAAAATGGTACTATTAAGGTAA
- a CDS encoding MBL fold metallo-hydrolase encodes MSLEILFVGTGSGKTSLVRNHSSILISFNNHKLLIDAGDGISKALLINGVDYCAIDSILFSHFHPDHLSGISSLLNQMKMEGRTSGLNIFLSKNLVEHFIKFLETSYIFLSRLGFEVNLLPIIENHFVEVIKDFNFKPRLNSHLAKLSKELVIDNSLLSSFSFLFSIGKINLFYSGDVGSVDDLFLFNQEQVDLLITEVTHISEQGILDAYQKFLPQKIILTHISDEDESKLIWWHQNLNEIEKNKIVLAYDGFKMIVNSFSPK; translated from the coding sequence ATGTCTTTAGAAATTTTATTCGTTGGAACAGGATCAGGCAAAACCTCACTTGTTAGAAATCATTCTTCCATTTTGATTTCATTCAACAACCACAAATTATTAATTGATGCCGGTGATGGAATTTCCAAAGCATTGTTAATTAATGGTGTGGATTATTGTGCTATTGATTCAATCCTGTTTTCTCATTTCCACCCAGATCATCTTTCCGGTATTTCTTCTCTCCTTAACCAGATGAAAATGGAAGGTAGGACAAGTGGCTTAAATATATTTCTTAGCAAAAATTTAGTTGAGCATTTCATAAAATTTTTAGAAACCAGTTATATATTTCTTTCCCGGCTCGGATTTGAAGTTAACCTGCTTCCGATTATTGAAAATCATTTTGTTGAAGTAATAAAAGATTTTAATTTCAAACCAAGACTAAATTCGCATTTGGCAAAACTATCCAAGGAATTAGTAATTGATAATTCATTGCTCAGTTCTTTTTCTTTTCTTTTTTCAATTGGAAAAATAAACCTTTTTTATTCCGGAGATGTTGGAAGTGTTGATGACTTATTTCTTTTCAACCAGGAACAGGTTGATTTGTTAATTACTGAAGTAACACATATTTCCGAACAGGGAATTCTGGATGCTTATCAAAAATTTCTTCCACAAAAAATAATTTTAACTCATATTTCTGATGAAGATGAATCCAAACTAATTTGGTGGCATCAAAATTTGAATGAAATAGAAAAAAATAAAATCGTATTAGCTTATGATGGATTTAAAATGATTGTGAATTCATTTTCTCCCAAATGA